One window of Corvus moneduloides isolate bCorMon1 chromosome 13, bCorMon1.pri, whole genome shotgun sequence genomic DNA carries:
- the BNC1 gene encoding zinc finger protein basonuclin-1 isoform X1 yields the protein MSEAIRCTLMNCSCQCFKPGKINQRQCDQCRHGWVAHALSKLRIPNLYPSSQVEIVQSNVVFDISSLMLYGTQAIPVRLKILLDRLFSVLKQEEVIQILHALDWTLQDYIRGYVIQDASGKVLDHWSIMTTEEELATLQQFLRFGETKSIVELMAIQEKEGQSIIIPPPTANLDIRAFIESCNPHSPNFSASLDKMSPTNIHPFENIVNNMAFMLPFQFFSPVPPPLIGSPPERHLIEQGQDHSNETKQDLQIPFSESSFLTSSSAPFQVENERSINGPDVTKTEDDALLSDSSSHNTATKLEMTALSPENKIKSVEKNAGPRKGRVFCTACEKTFYDKGTLKIHYNAVHLKIKHKCTIEGCNMVFSSLRSRNRHSANPNPRLHMPMNRNNRDKDLRNGLTIAGPGDSKRTEFTILTPDSRTISSYASSCTDSKGQAGFSSIGHNGVLFPNLKTVQPVLPFYRSPVTPAELANTPGTLPSLPLVSSSIPEQLVSNELPFDMLPKKKSRKSSMPIKIEKEAVETPNESSDVASSEDDSRLQVVSDGELETCEHKIQKRVTDRVEKHPHSGNSWKSLSGVEGPKYFESVFAPNNKYIEDISENELQHCEKEVKPEENQPLKIVSNEIIYEDPKHHHSDVIKPMTEPPMYIKEQSKHRIPKNDCPELQHHLLTGGFFSTLSNRGAAIPCFEDSKDMDHVSQHALGIQKEESRFHCDICKKTFKNPYSVKMHFKNVHLKEMHICTVEGCNAAFPSRRSRDRHSSNLNLHHKLLTKDTLEFSNHFNATYLLKDMAKEFCQDVSLKQHVGHTSVIFKGMNRTGSYVFPMSKITEPCSESYGYDPLNDGAVLDLSTTSSVKSESSAHSSWDSDGGSEICTMPLDDSDESCEGPSLMPSDELYQDCSLIEKANQNFTNSPSCLPITCHICQKTYSNKGTFRAHYKTVHLRQLHKCKVPGCNTMFSSVRSRNRHSQNPNLHKSLAGSPTSLQ from the exons ATGTCTGAG GCTATCCGGTGCACTCTCATGAACTGTAGTTGTCAGTGTTTCAAGCCTGGGAAAATAAATCAGCGACAATGTGACCAGTGCCGGCATGGATGGGTAGCACATG cccTGAGCAAACTAAGGATTCCAAATCTCTACCCATCAAGCCAAGTAGAAATAGTTCAATCCAATGTTGTCTTTGATATCAGTAGCCTCATGTTGTATGGAACCCAAGCCATTCCTGTGCGCCTTAAAATTCTGCTCGATCGGCTTTTCAGTGTTCTGAAGCAGGAAGAGGTGATACAGATTCTCCATGCTCTGGATTGGACACTGCAGGATTATATACGTGGATATGTGATACAG GATGCTTCAGGAAAGGTGCTGGATCACTGGAGCATAATGACCACTGAAGAAGAACTGGCTACTTTGCAGCAGTTTCTTCGCTTTGGAGAAACTAAGTCCATTGTAGAGTTAATGGCAATTCAAGAGAAAGAAGGGCAATCGATCATAATACCACCACCAACTGCCAATTTGGATATTAGGGCATTCATTGAGAGCTGCAATCCACACAGTCctaatttttctgcttccttggaCAAAATGAGTCCCACCAACATTCATCCCTTTGAGAATATTGTAAATAACATGGCTTTCATGCTGCCGTTTCAGTTTTTCAGTCCAGTGCCTCCACCTTTGATAGGTTCACCACCAGAAAGACATTTGATTGAGCAAGGTCAAGACCATAGCAATGAAACCAAACAAGATCTTCAGATAccattttctgaaagcagcttCTTAACTTCTAGTTCTGCACCATTTCAAGTTGAAAATGAGAGGAGCATAAATGGTCCAGATGTCACTAAAACAGAAGATGATGCCCTTTTAAGTGATTCCAGTTCACATAATACAGCAACAAAGCTTGAAATGACAGCACTAtctccagaaaacaaaattaaatctgttGAAAAAAATGCTGGGCCAAGGAAAGGGCGTGTCTTCTGCACTGCatgtgaaaaaacattttacGACAAAGGtactttgaaaatacattacAATGCTGTTCATCTGAAGATAAAGCACAAATGCACCATTGAGGGCTGCAACATGGTGTTTAGCTCATTGCGTAGTCGAAATCGTCATAGTGCAAATCCTAACCCCAGACTCCATATGCCAATGAACAGAAATAACAGGGATAAAGATCTAAGAAATGGTTTGACCATTGCTGGACCTGGAGATAGCAAAAGGACAGAATTTACAATTTTAACTCCGGATAGCAGAACTATTTCCAGCTATGCCAGCTCTTGTACAGATTCaaaaggccaggctggattttCCAGTATTGGACACAACGGTGTCCTCTTTCCAAACCTGAAGACAGTACAGCCTGTTCTTCCTTTTTACCGTAGTCCAGTCACACCAGCTGAGCTTGCCAATACTCCAGGTactcttccttctctgcctcttgTTTCTTCCTCAATACCAGAGCAGCTTGTTTCCAATGAATTGCCATTTGACATGCTCCCTAAGAAGAAATCTCGTAAGTCGAGTATGCCCATTAAGATAGAGAAAGAAGCTGTTGAGACACCCAATGAAAGTAGCGATGTTGCCAGTTCTGAAGATGATTCACGTCTGCAGGTGGTAAGCGATGGAGAGCTTGAGACCTGTGAGCATAAGATACAGAAGCGGGTGACCGACAGGGTGGAAAAGCACCCCCATTCAGGTAATTCATGGAAATCTCTCTCTGGGGTAGAGGGCCCAAAGTATTTTGAATCTGTCTTTGCGCCAAATAACAAATACATCGAGGATATCTCTGAGAATGAATTGCAACACTGTGAGAAAGAGGTTAAACCAGAAGAAAACCAACCCTTAAAAATAGTTTCCAATGAGATAATATATGAAGATCCAAAACACCACCACAGTGATGTTATAAAACCAATGACTGAACCCCCCATGTATATTAAAGAGCAGTCAAAGCACAGGATTCCTAAAAATGACTGCCCTGAATTGCAACACCACTTGCTGACTGGGGGCTTTTTCAGCACTTTGTCAAACAGGGGTGCTGCCATTCCTTGTTTTGAAGACTCTAAAGATATGGATCATGTCAGTCAACATGCACTAGGGATTCAGAAGGAAGAAAGCCGCTTTCATTGCGACATCTGTAAGAAGACTTTTAAAAACCCTTACAgtgtaaaaatgcatttcaaaaatgtACATCTCAAAGAAATGCATATTTGCACAGTTGAGGGCTGTAATGCTGCTTTCCCTTCTCGTAGAAGTCGAGACAG ACATAGTTCAAACCTAAATCTTCATCATAAGCTTCTGACTAAAGATACACTGGAATTCAGCAACCATTTCAATGCAACATACCTCTTGAAAGACATGGCTAAGGAGTTTTGCCAAGATGTCTCTTTAAAACAACACGTTGGACATACTTCTGTAATCTTCAAAGGAATGAACAGAACAGGCAGCTATGTTTTTCCAATGAGCAAAATTACAGAACCCTGTTCTGAGAGTTATGGATACGATCCATTAAATGATGGAGCTGTTCTGGATCTAAGCACTACATCCAGCGTTAAATCTGAGAGCAGTGCTCATTCTTCCTGGGATTCTGACGGAGGAAGTGAAATATGCACCATGCCCTTGGATGATAGTGATGAAAGCTGTGAAGGACCCAGCCTAATGCCCAGTGATGAACTCTACCAAGACTGTAGTTTAATTGAGAAAGCTAATCAAAACTTTACAAATTCACCTTCCTGTTTGCCAATAACTTGTCATATATGTCAAAAAACATACAGTAATAAAGGAACTTTCAGGGCTCATTACAAAACTGTGCATCTCCGCCAGCTCCACAAATGCAAAGTCCCAGGTTGCAACACAATGTTTTCCTCTGTTCGCAGTCGGAACAGGCACAGTCAAAACCCCAATCTGCACAAAAGTCTGGCTGGGTCACCAACGAGCTTACAGTAA